One genomic window of Macrobrachium rosenbergii isolate ZJJX-2024 chromosome 51, ASM4041242v1, whole genome shotgun sequence includes the following:
- the LOC136832969 gene encoding insoluble matrix shell protein 4-like has translation MLPTALLSLAAADKRPPSNGYGPPTSSAYGPPRNAYGVDPAIEALAGNIPGGGVPGEDYPILASVPDTGFDCNAQNVPGYYADTDAEAGCQVFHICQDRPNGRRQQDSFLCPNGTIFNQQYLVCDWWFNFDCADAEDFYSVNELIGVEPYGYGNGNGNRNGNNGYGSNGNGNGNGNNGYGSNGNGNGNGNNGYGSNGNGNSNGNVSNGYGSNGNGNGNGNNGYGSNGNGNGNGNNGHGSNGNGNGNGNVSNGYGSNGNGNGNGNNGSNGNGNGNGNNGYASNGNGNGKKNGRKNGNGNGKRNGKKNANGNGKRNGNNGSGNGNGFVPHGNGAPSAPSNGFGAQSAPSDSSYATLSKK, from the coding sequence ATGCTCCCCACAGCTCTTCTCAGCTTAGCAGCTGCTGATAAGCGTCCACCAAGCAACGGCTATGGCCCTCCAACAAGCAGTGCTTATGGACCCCCAAGGAATGCCTATGGCGTAGATCCAGCAATTGAAGCCTTGGCTGGGAACATCCCTGGAGGTGGTGTCCCTGGAGAGGACTACCCTATCTTAGCCTCTGTCCCTGACACCGGATTCGACTGCAATGCCCAGAATGTCCCTGGATATTATGCCGACACTGACGCTGAAGCTGGCtgccaggtcttccacatctgccagGACAGGCCCAATGGACGCCGTcagcaggactccttcctctgccccaacggcaccatcttcaaccaacagtacctcgtctgtgactggtggttcaacttcgaCTGCGCTGATGCTGAAGACTTCTACTCAGTCAACGAACTCATTGGAGTAGAGCCTTATGGTTATGGAAATGGTAATGGCAACCGCAATGGTAACAATGGCTATGGCTCTAATGgcaatggaaatggtaatggaaaCAATGGATATGGTTCAAATGGAAACGGTAATGGTAACGGGAACAATGGATATGGATCAAACGGAAATGGAAACAGCAACGGCAATGTCAGCAATGGCTATGGCTCTAATGGCAATGGAAACGGTAATGGAAACAATGGATATGGTTCAAATGGAAACGGTAATGGTAACGGAAACAACGGACATGGATCAAACGGAAATGGAAACGGAAATGGCAATGTCAGCAATGGCTATGGCTCTAATGgcaatggaaatggtaatggaaacaatggttcaaatggaaatggtaatggtaatggCAACAACGGTTACGCATCCAATGGAAACGGAAATGGCAAGAAGAATGGAAGGAAGAATGGTAATGGAAATGGTAAGAGGAATGGAAAGAAGAACGCCAACGGAAATGGAAAGAGGAATGGAAACAATGGAAGTGGAAATGGCAACGGTTTTGTCCCACATGGAAATGGCGCACCTTCTGCTCCTAGCAATGGCTTTGGAGCCCAATCTGCTCCTTCTGACTCCTCCTATGCAACTCTTTCTaagaagtaa